One genomic segment of Hevea brasiliensis isolate MT/VB/25A 57/8 chromosome 3, ASM3005281v1, whole genome shotgun sequence includes these proteins:
- the LOC110651307 gene encoding protein DETOXIFICATION 24-like gives MEERLLGSEEKDFNDLKGRILVENKKIWKVGFPAMLARVTQFGMFVVTQAFIGHVGELQLAGYALIQIITIRFANGILLGMSSATETLCGQAFGARQYHMMGIYLQRSCIINLVTATILLPVFIFSGKIFRLLGEEEEIAKTAGYISLWFIPILYFFSLAITIQKYLQTQLKNMIVGWLSACSFVLHVLLSWIFVSRLNWGIPGAMSAMNISSWLVVIGELVYVFGGWCPDTWRGFTLAAFTNLIPVIKLSISSGVMLCLELWYNAALVLFAGYMKNATTQVSALSICLNITAWEFMLCFGFLTSSSVRVSNELGRGDAKAAKFSVKVIFFTSLCVGVFFFVVCLAFDRQIAKLFTNEKEVIHAVSNLSLLLAFSVLLNSFQSVLTGVAVGAGRQSMVAYINISSYYIVGVPVGLILGYVAHLETKGIWIGMIIGVVMQVTVLGYITSRTNWDEQVKKASERLDNWFLRPSEESSAENAPQERLNG, from the exons ATGGAAGAGAGGCTTCTTGGATCAGAAGAAAAAGATTTTAATGATTTGAAAGGGAGGATTTTGGTAGAAAACAAGAAAATATGGAAGGTTGGATTTCCTGCTATGTTAGCAAGAGTAACACAATTTGGAATGTTTGTGGTAACACAAGCTTTCATTGGACATGTTGGGGAACTACAACTTGCAGGTTATGCACTCATCCAAATCATTACCATTCGATTTGCAAATGGGATATTG CTAGGAATGTCAAGTGCCACTGAGACTCTTTGTGGGCAAGCATTTGGAGCAAGACAATACCACATGATGGGTATCTACTTGCAAAGATCTTGCATCATCAATCTTGTCACTGCAACAATATTGCTTCCTGTCTTCATATTCTCAGGGAAAATTTTCAGGCTACTGGGTGAGGAAGAAGAAATTGCCAAAACTGCTGGATATATCTCTCTGTGGTTCATTCCTATTCTCTACTTCTTTTCCTTGGCTATTACCATACAAAAGTACTTGCAAACTCAGCTCAAGAACATGATTGTTGGGTGGCTTTCTGCTTGCTCCTTTGTACTTCATGTGCTATTGTCATGGATTTTTGTGAGCAGGCTGAACTGGGGAATTCCCGGAGCTATGAGTGCTATGAATATTTCAAGTTGGTTGGTCGTAATTGGAGAGCTAGTTTATGTCTTTGGTGGCTGGTGTCCTGATACTTGGAGAGGATTCACTTTAGCTGCCTTCACTAATCTAATTCCTGTAATAAAGCTCTCAATTTCCTCAGGTGTGATGCTTTG CTTAGAGTTATGGTACAATGCTGCTTTAGTCCTCTTCGCAGGATACATGAAAAATGCAACAACTCAAGTATCTGCCCTGTCCATTTG CCTTAATATCACAGCTTGGGAATTTATGCTATGTTTTGGATTCCTAACTTCCTCCAG TGTGCGAGTTTCAAATGAACTGGGAAGAGGGGATGCTAAAGCTGCAAAATTTTCTgttaaagtcatcttcttcacttCACTGTGCGTTGGAGTCTTCTTTTTCGTAGTATGTTTAGCATTTGATAGACAAATTGCTAAATTGTTCACCAATGAAAAAGAAGTCATTCATGCTGTGTCCAATCTCTCTCTCCTACTTGCCTTCTCCGTTTTGCTTAATAGCTTTCAGTCAGTGCTTACAG GGGTGGCAGTAGGCGCAGGTAGACAGAGTATGGTTGCATACATTAACATCAGCAGCTATTACATTGTTGGGGTACCAGTTGGACTTATTCTTGGATATGTGGCTCATCTGGAAACTAAG GGTATATGGATTGGGATGATAATTGGAGTCGTAATGCAAGTTACGGTACTTGGCTACATTACGTCAAGAACTAATTGGGATGAACAg GTGAAAAAGGCATCGGAACGTCTTGATAATTGGTTCTTAAGGCCTTCAGAAGAATCAAGTGCCGAGAATGCCCCACAAGAAAGATTGAATGGCTAG